Within Candidatus Nanoarchaeia archaeon, the genomic segment GAAGGAAGGAAGATTGCTGCAGGAGAGGCTAATAAAAGAGAACTCAAAATATCCTTTATCGAAAAGGAAAGCTATATAAAGATAATCACAGTACTTTAGGTTCATGAAATTTGAATACGACAAAGACGCGGACGCAGCATATGTATACTTCCAGTACCCTATAAGAGATGGTGAAGCGAAGAATACCATTGAATTAAATGATAACATAGTTCTTGATTTTGATGCACAAGGAAAGCTCCTCGGAGTTGAAATTCTCAATGCAAGTACTGTGTTAAAAAAGGAAGTTCTAAAGGCAAAGGCGTAGTATCTTCGTCTTCTCCATACGTCGCATTGAAAGGTTCCAGCAGAAAAACGTTCTTAATGCTTTCTAGGGTGTGAACTGCACCAGATTTTGTTTGCCTCAAGCTGAGGTCTTACTGTTCATGCCTAAAAAATTTGGAATCCATT encodes:
- a CDS encoding DUF2283 domain-containing protein; its protein translation is MKFEYDKDADAAYVYFQYPIRDGEAKNTIELNDNIVLDFDAQGKLLGVEILNASTVLKKEVLKAKA